From Micromonospora echinospora, one genomic window encodes:
- a CDS encoding ABC transporter substrate-binding protein, with product MRHHRLGVSICAVTALALLAGCGGSAGSDSDGPETITFAASMLGEPTRGPQLTALLEKFNASQDDYVIEPVSIPFASFGTTIFTQLGQGKGPDVIAFDQMNIYEAADAKLIRPLDDVVKGIDLTAASESLKMDDHQWGVPLDVSNYALIYNPDLVKQPPTTFEEFKKVAREQTTAGRFGFAFRTTQAEEAGVWYDLSNFVYGAGGAWSDDAGNPTINSPQTVAGVKAFAEVYQAGVIPKGSTAADYRRMFATGKVAMMIDNGGIPTVLRGTNPDIPIAAAPAPFPTRSIGQVMAAIGINANTKHPEAAEAFVRWFLGKEAQTTVQGFLGGSLVATGVERTTEELAKSPFVTVFDAQSDHARSFIPTGLEVETPRIRSAVVQAVLNALQSGGDIQQALDGAQDKAKQIAGE from the coding sequence ATGCGACACCACCGACTCGGCGTCAGCATCTGCGCCGTCACCGCACTCGCCCTCCTCGCTGGCTGCGGCGGCTCCGCCGGCAGCGACAGCGACGGCCCGGAGACCATCACCTTCGCCGCGTCGATGCTCGGTGAGCCGACGCGCGGCCCGCAGCTGACGGCCCTGCTGGAGAAGTTCAACGCCAGTCAGGACGACTACGTCATCGAACCGGTCTCCATCCCGTTCGCGTCCTTCGGCACGACCATCTTCACGCAGCTCGGCCAGGGCAAGGGCCCCGACGTGATCGCGTTCGACCAGATGAACATCTACGAGGCCGCCGACGCGAAACTGATCCGTCCGCTGGACGACGTCGTGAAGGGCATCGACCTCACCGCGGCCTCCGAGTCGCTCAAGATGGACGACCACCAGTGGGGCGTCCCGCTCGACGTCTCCAACTACGCGCTCATCTACAACCCCGACCTCGTCAAGCAGCCGCCGACGACGTTCGAGGAGTTCAAGAAGGTCGCCCGGGAGCAGACCACGGCGGGCCGGTTCGGGTTTGCGTTCCGGACCACCCAGGCCGAGGAGGCCGGTGTCTGGTACGACCTGAGCAACTTCGTCTACGGCGCGGGCGGCGCGTGGAGCGACGACGCCGGCAACCCCACGATCAACAGTCCGCAGACGGTCGCCGGGGTCAAGGCGTTCGCCGAGGTCTACCAGGCCGGCGTCATCCCGAAGGGCTCGACCGCCGCCGACTACCGCCGGATGTTCGCCACCGGCAAGGTTGCGATGATGATCGACAACGGCGGGATCCCGACCGTGCTCCGGGGCACCAACCCGGACATCCCGATCGCCGCCGCGCCGGCGCCCTTCCCGACGCGGAGCATCGGCCAGGTGATGGCCGCCATCGGCATCAACGCCAACACCAAGCACCCCGAGGCGGCCGAAGCGTTCGTTCGCTGGTTCCTCGGGAAGGAGGCGCAGACGACCGTCCAGGGCTTCCTCGGCGGAAGCCTCGTCGCCACCGGTGTGGAACGGACCACGGAGGAGCTCGCCAAGTCGCCGTTCGTCACGGTGTTCGACGCGCAGAGCGACCACGCGCGCTCGTTCATCCCGACCGGGCTCGAGGTCGAGACGCCGCGGATCCGCTCCGCGGTGGTGCAGGCGGTACTCAACGCGCTGCAGTCAGGCGGCGACATCCAGCAGGCACTCGACGGAGCGCAGGACAAGGCCAAGCAGATCGCCGGCGAATAG
- a CDS encoding carbohydrate ABC transporter permease — protein MSVLDVTSTRRRQRVGGPKPAPRRRPGERLLPYLLAAPAVIYLVAFQGIPFLQQVVLSFSDTSLLNPTSIDLIGLDNYRDVFADPGFLDAVRVTIVYVVACVAGTMLLGLGTALLMNRKFKGRGLARSLLIIPWAAPAVAVALVMAWIFNPQYGVANDALGGVGLAPSDGQWLDSTSRALGTILFITIWQLFPFTAVIILAALQAVPEELHEAALLDGATWTQRFRAVTWPVIQPTISILALLMTIWSIRRFELIWLMTQGGPAGSTNTLVIDLYRRGFVERELGHAAAVGFVGVVISLAITVIFFVVSNRAEKSA, from the coding sequence ATGTCCGTACTCGACGTGACATCGACGCGCCGCCGCCAGCGTGTCGGCGGGCCGAAACCGGCACCGCGACGACGGCCGGGTGAGCGTCTGCTGCCCTATCTCCTCGCGGCGCCGGCCGTCATCTACCTCGTGGCGTTCCAGGGCATCCCGTTCCTCCAGCAGGTCGTGCTGAGCTTCTCCGACACGAGCCTGCTCAACCCCACCAGCATCGACCTGATCGGCCTGGACAACTACCGCGATGTCTTCGCCGACCCCGGGTTCCTCGACGCCGTTCGCGTGACGATCGTGTACGTCGTCGCCTGCGTCGCCGGAACGATGCTCCTCGGCCTCGGCACGGCGCTCCTGATGAACCGTAAGTTCAAGGGCCGCGGCCTCGCGCGATCACTGCTGATCATCCCTTGGGCGGCGCCGGCCGTCGCCGTCGCGCTCGTCATGGCGTGGATCTTCAACCCCCAGTACGGTGTGGCGAACGACGCCCTCGGCGGCGTCGGCCTCGCGCCCAGCGACGGGCAGTGGCTCGACAGCACGTCCCGAGCCCTGGGCACGATCCTCTTCATCACGATCTGGCAGCTGTTCCCCTTCACCGCCGTGATCATCCTCGCCGCGCTTCAGGCCGTTCCCGAGGAACTCCACGAGGCGGCGCTGCTCGACGGCGCCACCTGGACACAACGCTTCCGGGCCGTCACCTGGCCGGTCATCCAGCCCACGATCTCGATCCTGGCCCTGCTCATGACCATCTGGTCGATCCGCCGCTTCGAGCTGATCTGGCTGATGACCCAGGGCGGACCGGCGGGGAGCACCAACACCCTGGTCATCGACCTCTATCGACGGGGCTTCGTCGAGCGTGAGCTCGGGCATGCGGCCGCCGTCGGGTTCGTCGGCGTCGTCATCTCGTTGGCGATCACCGTCATCTTCTTCGTTGTCAGCAACCGAGCAGAGAAGTCGGCCTAG
- a CDS encoding carbohydrate ABC transporter permease, with the protein MRHGIKHRMGLTGAVTIVLALVGLAVFPFYWMLVTATRTDDELFGDRPPLLPDLSGLSTFADVFSDTTIVGWLTNSAMIAAGTTLLTMILAVPIAYAMSRFSFRGKVLVGIGLLVTQMLPEAVLVVPLLSVFKTLDLLDSRSGLVLGNTAFVLPVVTWILKNAIDTVPRDLDNAAKIDGCSPVSTLWRVIVPIVAPTMAAGAVIAFFHGWNEYIFAVSFLTDPGLQPMSVGLAGFIGEISTPVQTVMSVGMIYTLPAVALYLLLQRYIVSGMAAGSVKG; encoded by the coding sequence ATGCGTCATGGAATCAAGCACCGGATGGGGCTGACCGGAGCCGTCACGATCGTGCTCGCCCTCGTCGGTCTCGCCGTGTTCCCGTTCTACTGGATGCTCGTCACCGCCACCCGTACCGACGACGAGCTGTTCGGCGACCGACCGCCCCTGTTGCCAGACCTGTCGGGGTTGAGCACGTTCGCCGACGTGTTCAGCGACACGACCATCGTCGGCTGGCTCACCAACAGCGCCATGATCGCCGCTGGGACGACGCTCCTGACGATGATCCTGGCCGTGCCGATCGCCTACGCGATGTCCCGGTTCAGCTTCCGCGGCAAGGTGCTCGTCGGCATCGGACTCCTGGTGACCCAGATGCTCCCCGAGGCGGTGCTCGTCGTGCCGCTGTTGTCCGTGTTCAAGACGCTCGATCTGCTGGACAGCCGCAGCGGGCTCGTACTCGGCAACACCGCCTTCGTGCTGCCGGTCGTGACCTGGATCCTCAAGAACGCCATCGACACCGTGCCACGCGACCTCGACAACGCGGCCAAAATCGACGGCTGCTCACCGGTCAGCACCCTGTGGCGGGTGATCGTTCCCATCGTGGCGCCCACCATGGCAGCCGGAGCTGTCATCGCGTTCTTCCACGGCTGGAACGAGTACATCTTCGCGGTGAGCTTCCTCACCGACCCCGGACTCCAGCCGATGTCCGTGGGACTCGCCGGATTCATCGGGGAGATCAGCACACCGGTCCAGACCGTCATGTCCGTCGGAATGATCTACACGCTGCCCGCCGTGGCTCTCTACCTGCTCCTGCAGCGTTACATCGTGTCGGGCATGGCCGCTGGAAGCGTCAAGGGCTGA
- a CDS encoding chitinase C-terminal domain-containing protein — MRRRRLPHLIATSVAGLLIVPAVVAVAGQASSAEVDHAQCRPDGLYRTPGVTVPYCDVYDTEGREVMGADHKRRIIGYFTSWRTGKNGAPAYLANQIPWNKITHINYAFAHVDAANKISVGAPTAPDNPATNMTWPGVAGAEMDPQYSYTGHFNLLNKFKKQHPDVKTLVSVGGWAETGGYIDAGGTRVDAGGFYRMTTTGSNTVNTAGINTFADSVVSFLRTYGFDGVDIDYEYPTSNNKAGHPQDFAQADAKRAGLNASYQVLMRTLREKLDAAAAADGRYYMLTIAAPASGWLLRGMESYQTLQYLDYANIMSYDLHGAWNHFVGPNAALYDDGQDAELAAGGVYGAYQNIGYLNTDWAYHYYRGAMQSGRINIGVPYYTRGWRGVTGGTNGLWGRAALPDQTKCPAGTGGTIGSTVPCGNGAIGIDNIWHDLENGNEVSAGANPMWHAKNLQDGRSGSYLEAYGLTPGTDPTDQLTGTYTRHYSPSLVAPWLWNSQKQVYLSTEDEQSIAAKADYVVAKGIGGIMIWELAGDYAWNPQRGEYFMGNTMTNLIYDRFRAASPYGQRKAGITMPTQTLNVGVTMGGFALGDNNYPINPELRLTNNSGTTIPAGAQLEFDYPTSAPGTLGQQSGWALSVVSTGHTGSNVGGLKGDFHRVRLTVPTAIAPGSFAEVTLNYSLPIAGPSNFTLSFGGQSYALAADHARGAVGPSPTPTATVSPSVTPTGGDNCGGLATWNATTSYSGGSIVAHEGRRYRAKWWTQGENPANSGQWGPWEFQGAC; from the coding sequence ATGCGTCGGAGGCGACTACCGCATCTCATCGCCACGAGCGTCGCCGGCCTGCTGATCGTGCCGGCGGTCGTGGCGGTGGCGGGTCAGGCGAGTTCCGCCGAGGTGGACCACGCGCAGTGCCGACCGGACGGGCTCTACCGCACGCCCGGCGTCACCGTGCCCTACTGCGACGTCTACGACACCGAGGGCCGCGAGGTCATGGGTGCCGACCACAAGCGACGGATCATCGGATACTTCACCAGCTGGCGCACCGGCAAGAACGGCGCCCCGGCGTACCTGGCGAACCAGATCCCCTGGAACAAGATCACACACATCAACTACGCCTTCGCGCACGTGGACGCGGCGAACAAGATCTCCGTCGGCGCGCCCACCGCGCCCGACAACCCCGCCACCAACATGACCTGGCCGGGTGTGGCGGGCGCGGAGATGGACCCGCAGTACTCGTACACCGGCCACTTCAACCTGCTCAACAAGTTCAAGAAGCAGCACCCGGACGTGAAGACGCTGGTCAGCGTGGGCGGCTGGGCCGAGACCGGCGGCTATATCGACGCCGGTGGCACCCGGGTCGACGCCGGCGGCTTCTACCGGATGACCACGACCGGCAGCAACACCGTCAACACCGCCGGCATCAACACCTTCGCCGACTCGGTGGTCAGCTTCCTGCGCACGTACGGCTTCGACGGGGTGGACATCGACTACGAGTACCCGACGTCGAACAACAAGGCCGGCCACCCGCAGGACTTCGCCCAGGCCGACGCCAAGCGGGCCGGCCTGAACGCCTCCTACCAGGTGCTCATGCGGACCCTGCGGGAGAAGCTGGACGCCGCCGCGGCCGCCGACGGCAGGTACTACATGCTCACCATCGCCGCGCCCGCCTCCGGCTGGCTGCTGCGCGGCATGGAGTCGTACCAGACACTGCAGTACCTGGACTACGCCAACATCATGAGCTACGACCTGCACGGGGCGTGGAACCACTTCGTCGGTCCGAACGCCGCCCTCTACGACGACGGGCAGGACGCCGAACTCGCCGCCGGTGGCGTGTACGGGGCGTACCAGAACATCGGATACCTGAACACCGACTGGGCGTACCACTACTACCGGGGCGCGATGCAGTCCGGTCGGATCAACATCGGCGTGCCGTACTACACCCGTGGGTGGCGCGGCGTGACCGGCGGCACCAACGGACTGTGGGGCCGCGCGGCGCTGCCCGACCAGACCAAGTGTCCGGCCGGAACGGGCGGGACCATCGGATCGACCGTCCCCTGCGGCAACGGCGCGATCGGCATCGACAACATCTGGCACGACCTGGAGAACGGCAACGAGGTGTCGGCCGGCGCCAACCCGATGTGGCACGCGAAGAACCTCCAGGACGGGCGGAGCGGGAGCTACCTGGAGGCGTACGGGCTGACCCCGGGGACCGACCCGACCGACCAGCTCACCGGCACCTACACCCGCCACTACTCGCCCAGCCTGGTCGCCCCCTGGCTGTGGAACAGCCAGAAGCAGGTGTACCTGTCCACCGAGGACGAGCAGTCCATCGCCGCGAAGGCGGACTACGTCGTGGCCAAGGGCATCGGCGGCATCATGATCTGGGAGCTGGCCGGGGACTACGCGTGGAACCCGCAGCGCGGCGAGTACTTCATGGGCAACACGATGACCAACCTGATCTACGACAGGTTCCGCGCCGCCAGCCCCTACGGACAGCGGAAAGCGGGCATCACCATGCCGACGCAGACGCTGAACGTCGGGGTGACGATGGGCGGCTTCGCGCTCGGCGACAACAACTACCCGATCAACCCCGAACTGCGCCTGACCAACAACTCGGGTACCACGATCCCGGCCGGGGCCCAGCTCGAGTTCGACTACCCCACCTCGGCTCCGGGCACGCTCGGGCAGCAGTCCGGGTGGGCGCTCTCGGTGGTGTCCACCGGGCACACCGGCAGCAACGTCGGCGGGTTGAAGGGAGACTTCCACCGGGTGCGGCTCACCGTGCCGACGGCCATCGCGCCGGGCTCGTTCGCCGAGGTCACCCTCAACTACAGTCTGCCGATCGCCGGCCCCTCGAACTTCACGCTGAGTTTCGGTGGCCAGAGCTACGCACTGGCCGCCGACCACGCCCGGGGCGCGGTCGGACCGT